The Tripterygium wilfordii isolate XIE 37 chromosome 18, ASM1340144v1, whole genome shotgun sequence nucleotide sequence TGTAAGCCCAGCCCTCTCCTCAATGGGCCCAAAATGGGGAGCACACGTAGTGAGGATGATAAATTGTCGGCGAGAAGTGCATCTTATTGTTCCCTACCTTTTTCATCACATTACTACAACCTTTGCTCATTTATCATTGCATTTGAGTTTCGATGCAACACATCACATATAAGAAACAGCTCGaccaatttttcattttgacCATTTTCATAGATTTGAAAAGGTCATATGTTAATTCTATTGCACCCCTCCTCTTTTATTCGAGTTTGTAACAACCCTCCTCTGCATCAAAGGGCCGGCCGCCTCACGACTATAGATGATGAATGAAAAAAGGAGTGGGGAAAAACTGAGGAGATGTGACAATGTGCATACAAGTAAATATCTTTGTGTGGACTTGGTCCAAGGATATGCACAATGTCAAGACACTTGAGTAAATTCTTTATTTGTCAACACACTCATCAATTTTATCCATCTCCACATCAAAATTAATTGTCGCCTGCCGGCTTTCGTACGttatactaaaaaaaataatcactcattttttgtagaaaaataaaatcacggAGATGATCGCATTTGTCGTCACATAACTGCCGTTGATACTTTAATCTTCTTATGACACTCAAATCATAAACCAATCAAAACCTCACAAAATTCCTAACGGTGGGACCCCCCCACCTGAAGAAGAAGCGCCAGGGACAAGGATCGTCTACGCAGCTAACTTCACGTTATTATATAACCACAACCACCTGCGCTTGCACTTCCTCcgtatttctctctctaaaaaaaaaagcccCCCACACAAtcatttcaccaaacacctacctACAAATCGCAACTGGATTTGCGTTATCTTCTCTAGATTTTCATGAATCGACGCAGTATGGGATTTCCTGACCCGCCGAAGCTCTCTTTATTTTCACTTCCAAACAAGCCAAATCATGAGGAGCCGCCAGGGTTTCTAACACCGCCACTCAGAACCTCCGCGTCAGTGCCGTTTCAGTGGGAGGAAGCACCAGGAAGGCCCAGGCCCAGTACCATCGCCCACACGAAGCCCAAGCTCAAGAATGCTCGGAGCTTGGACCTGCCACCCAGACTGTTAATTAACGAGGATAACTCGCCTACAACCGTGTTGGACGGGCCGTACATGGGTAAAGGAGGGTGGTCGTTTAGGAGGAGCCCATCGGAGATTTGGGGGCCCAAGAAGGATAGGCCAGCTGCAATATTTTTTGGGTCCACAAGGTGGCGGAGTTTCAAGAAGAGTACTAAGGAGGCTGTTGGGAGTAGTAGTTTTGACtacttttcatcatcatcatcaattgcTGCTGATAAGAGCAGTACTGTTGGTTCTAATGGTAATCCAAAGCTGAGGATCACAAGAATTAGGAGAAGAACAAGTTTTATGCGTTTCTCTGACAAATTAACAAGGTCAAATGTGTGGGTAAGTGCGCTTCTCTCGATCTAAgcatattcatttctttcatggCCGGGTTCAATTCATTCTTTTGCAGAAAACCATTGAACTTCTAATACTGGACAATATGTCCTTTGTTTTCCGATGACTTTTCTACTTCTTTATTAAATAGTACTACTCTTCTAACTGTTTTGCAGGCCAGCATTTATGAAAGTTTTAAGCAAGTGGTCCCATGGAGACGTAGACATAATTAGAGAGTAGGAAGGAAGAATGATGTATTGCCTGCGTATGATCGATCTTCTTCATCATAATCTATGACCATTTAACTGTAACAATTTCATTTCATAACCGCTTAGCTTTGCATTAAAATCAtcgaatgtgtatatatatatatgtataaagtaTAATAGCCAGGTATGAGTTTATGTTTGGTTTAATTATTCTCTTTGGCAGAAGTGTTTGGACATATTCACGAGTGGGATATTGCGTTTTGTGCCTGCCTTAGTCTCTTCTCTTGGTTCTCTCAGCCAGCTCCAAATCTCAACCACCCTCTTACTGTGCCCTTCCAGCATTGTTACCTGGTTAGTCAATCCCAATCCCTACGTTAATATCCAACTTTAGACCATTTGGCTTTACTAAAATACAATTTTGATTACTACACTACACAGATAATGACATTTGTTACGCGCTCAACCACATATACACTAAAAGTCAGTATCTAGATCTTCATGACCTAAAATGAGAAACTTAGCAAGATCACGCAATGTACCTGGTATACACATACTAGAAAATTGTGGGTTACCCTCTGTTCATTGTCTAAGTCAATACTTGTCGTCGAAGTCATCGccatgtgtgtgtatgtatatattatcttcatcatcatcaaagtctttatcccaaaagttcgGAGTtggctacatgagtttatgagaacatcaacgAAAATTCACCATGTGTATTCGTTTTCCCCATTCACTTCTATCACGGATCTTATATTTATCCACTCCTATTAacttcatatcatttcttattacTCTGATGCAACATGTCGCAAGTAGGGAATATCccaacattattattatttaaactcATGTTCATATATTTGACAAAATTTTACGCTAGTTGTTGACCTATCGCAATCCTCCTCCTTTATTTGGGTTTGGATTTGGGTTTGGGATCGGCTGCAAACGCAGACAGAGTCGATTCATAAAATAGATGCATTCATGGCCGGGTTGAAAATAAGGCTTCATTGGGTTTCTGTCGGCCCATCTAAAGGGTTTAGACTTTTACGATTTGAATATTGGAATGAACCTACGCTTGATGATCCCGTTATTCCATTCTTGGGCCAGGTTGTAAGGCTCAAGTAATCTGAAAAGTAAAAGCCCACGGATCTGAAGCCCAAGGCGTATCTAAGGCCTTGTTTTAGCCCGCACGCGCTAGAAGGAGCAATCATTCCGAAGAGTCTTCTACGGGGGCCCACTGAACACCCACCACCAATCACAGCATTGATTGATTTAATCAAACTACattacaaaaaaatatgaaatatataaTGTTTTCACAAGTCATGTCAGTTGACAGGTTTGGTTCTCAATCGATTGAGTTAAACATATGTGTATTTAAAGTTCAAAAAATTCATGCTAGTCTCAACCTCTTTTAGAGTCGAAATTGGCATTCAAAAATTTCAATaacacaaacaaatttttttgatgaaataataaaaaaattaagagagattttaacatatatatattttttaaatgagaacaacatcatacatatttattttttgtacatatgagtctaaactcataTCATTACCTGATTATAAGGTAATTACATGATTACAAGGTAAGTTAGGCCATCTAAatacaagataagtttggcaaAAATCCAATGCATGACCATAAGTTGTTCacaatgaaaatcgaactcacgATTGGTTTTTTGAAATTCCGTTGAGAAATATACATAGTTAATTAGTTATCATTAAAAggagaactatgaaaatcaatTGAGGTTTAGTTACATTAAAGAGATTTTCAATCCAATCTAAAATACATAACACAATTCCATTTATGGTTTTAGATTGACAGTCTATTAACTGTCATCAAAGATAAtcctaaacatgtggaaatatGATTTTTGGGGATTTCAGATGAATGGAATGACATGTGTCCCACTGAAATGACAAAtgatcaaggttttgaaaatcgaATCAATCCTTAAACTGAAAAACTTTTCGATTCACGGTGTAAAAGATAAATTGGGGTCAAAACCGGGTTCGACCGATCGGCTCTGTCAAATTTATCGAACTGGATAAATACTAGGTCACCGGTTGAACCGGttcgaccggccggtccggtatGATTATCAAAACCCTGCAAATGATAAgggaaattttaaaaagaataacCTCATTCTTTTCTGTCtgaaaattaacaaaaatgaaataaaattcatAAACATAAAAATGTGCTTGCCTAGTCGCCTTGATGTTCTCTCTCCTACTCTCGTGTCTTCACAACTCCACTCAAGCGAGTCCTTACCTTTTCTTCCATGGTCTTCATCAACTGTAACTCCATACACTTTTAGACCCGtctttttttaaacttttatcatttccttttgtttttagtCCAAGTACTTGTCTGTAACAAGCCGAATTGCTCTCTGTCAAATCAAATTTGGCTTCTTCATGCATCTTACTGGCCTGGGTTTTCACATTTGAGGGCTATGAACAACTTTCTATGGAAGCTGGG carries:
- the LOC119984623 gene encoding uncharacterized protein At4g00950-like gives rise to the protein MNRRSMGFPDPPKLSLFSLPNKPNHEEPPGFLTPPLRTSASVPFQWEEAPGRPRPSTIAHTKPKLKNARSLDLPPRLLINEDNSPTTVLDGPYMGKGGWSFRRSPSEIWGPKKDRPAAIFFGSTRWRSFKKSTKEAVGSSSFDYFSSSSSIAADKSSTVGSNGNPKLRITRIRRRTSFMRFSDKLTRSNVWASIYESFKQVVPWRRRHN